Below is a window of Patescibacteria group bacterium DNA.
CCAGAAAGTAAAATTTTTTTATGAGTAAAGCGAATAAATAAAAATTTTGCTTATCTGGGATCTTAGGGTTATATTTTAGCGTAAGATTCCAGATAAATTTTGAAGTTTATCCATATTTTTTTAAATTTTAATATTTTTTCTTTTAAATTATTTTTCATAAAAATTAGCTTAAAATTAATAAACTTTTGTTTATGCCTTTTTTCAAATAACTGTTATTGTTTTTTTTCAAACACAAAAATTCCATCGGTAACAAAATAATTTAAATATTTGATACTAATCTATATAGCATCTGTCAATGAATACATCGGCATAATTATCGCAACAGCCATTAAAGCGACCCCCATACCTAAAACTAAAATCAAAACAGGTTCAATAATAGCAGGCAGATTCTTCATTGTTTGATCAATTTCCTCTTCATAAAATTCAGCCATTTCTAACAAAACATTGTCCAAACTTCCTGTTTCTTCGCCAATAACTATTATTTCTGTTACAACGGGAGGAAAAATAAAACTTTTATTTTCAAAAGTTTTCGCGATGCTTATGCCTTTGGTAACTTTTTCAGAGGCTTCCATCATTATTTCTTTGTATATAACATTTCCTAGGATTTCCGAAGTCATTTCCAGCGTTTTCGCTATTGGTATATCAGTTTTTAAAAGAGAGCTAAGGGTTCTCGCGAAACGCGCCAAATTAATTTTTTTAATGATCTTGCCAAAAATAGGAAGATGAAGTAATGTAAAATGAAAATAATATTTCCCTTTTTTAGTTTTAATTAAATACGCAAATCCTGTTATAAACATCGTCAAAAAAACGCAAACTAATATCCCATTATTTACCGCAAAATCGCTAATTCCAATTAAAATTCTTGTCATAATAGGGAGATCAATCCCGGCTTCCACAAAAATTACGGTTATTTTTGGAATTACAAAAACAATCATTAAAGTGCCGATGCCTACCATAGCTCCCAAAACAATTGTTGGATAAATCATAGCGCCTTTAACCTTTGATTTAATTTCATTGTCTTTTTTCATTTGAATAAAGATTTGATTTAATACTTCTTCTAATTTTCCGCTGGTTTCCCCTGCTTGCACCATATTGATGAAAAAATCATTAAACACTTTTTTGTGCTTTCCTAGGCTTTTAGAGAAAGTATCTCC
It encodes the following:
- a CDS encoding type II secretion system F family protein, which encodes MTLNFINNFLLNLQKIPTSEKIFFIQHLRVLIRSGASLSSALNALSRQSDNKRFKKILIDIKDGVEKGDTFSKSLGKHKKVFNDFFINMVQAGETSGKLEEVLNQIFIQMKKDNEIKSKVKGAMIYPTIVLGAMVGIGTLMIVFVIPKITVIFVEAGIDLPIMTRILIGISDFAVNNGILVCVFLTMFITGFAYLIKTKKGKYYFHFTLLHLPIFGKIIKKINLARFARTLSSLLKTDIPIAKTLEMTSEILGNVIYKEIMMEASEKVTKGISIAKTFENKSFIFPPVVTEIIVIGEETGSLDNVLLEMAEFYEEEIDQTMKNLPAIIEPVLILVLGMGVALMAVAIIMPMYSLTDAI